The sequence below is a genomic window from Nitratiruptor sp. YY09-18.
GGAGGAAGACCCAAAAAGAGCGAGAGTGAAAAAAGAGACCAAAAGATTACTATAGCTCTTACAAAAGATGAGAAGAAAAAACTAGAAGAGATGGCTGAGCAAGAGGGGCTCTCAGTAGGAGTATTTGTGAGAAAAGTATTAAAGCAACAAGGAGCTGTCTAATAGTCCGCTATACTGGAAAATTCGA
It includes:
- a CDS encoding ribbon-helix-helix domain-containing protein — protein: MNKFANVTTREIKTHTAIQKRGGRPKKSESEKRDQKITIALTKDEKKKLEEMAEQEGLSVGVFVRKVLKQQGAV